One region of Fusarium oxysporum f. sp. lycopersici 4287 chromosome 14, whole genome shotgun sequence genomic DNA includes:
- a CDS encoding hypothetical protein (At least one base has a quality score < 10) gives MLAMSLLKMPIEIVSLLVELLDAEDVFNMALTCKYLSYIPYDRKMCRLALLKIPYSTEAQEAHSTKNFPKAFRKLAKRRMAVQSAEPWTVAIVAMADQFIYTNGHLCYTVNSKHLRVLDTLHKKPTFELTVDVALLLKAAVRDYDPQSSHTFKPLYYAEGVVSCLATQVLEDSTTCSWLLIFELIESPRWVVVQRPDLSYPSFVRNDKNYLFWGSKSHARLDGSSRWGIHCLNLQTRKWADSQLILWDLNGENIGSDICFEIFDGQFYCVSNTFRTEADDGMRNNFYQVLRFPVDNAVREKCEIPPMRNLWRLHDSECTVDERWTSLQLTKDEKTGNLLIVETRKEWFPGNAGSQRTCYRKELQFETQAKVPRPEHSLHTPLESAMGSLEEAEWRSEDHIEERSSEKIHIGDGPSDATAYTLQECFVRSYNTSCNAFVDLVYEGDNPDSGLQLRVQPLKQETSVRMWPRDQEACHPHNDLAQLQGAVSPIQPIREIEWFMDERILVYSPTHMASRQLRPVILISFDPELVLPGFPNYLAQIQDSNDHSDAAPLLETSGGPNGIPWSSNQDIDELVSPGEGDPKACASFVRSRPSLYQTMSMGNGDAHGFDLSYPCL, from the exons ATGCTAGCCATGAGCCTTCTCAAAATGCCCATCGAGATTGTTTCTCTCCTCGTTGAGCTCCtcgatgctgaagatgtGTTTAACATGGCCCTGACTTGCAAATATTTGAGCTACATTCCTTACGATAGAAAAATGTGCCGTCTTGCACTCTTG AAAATACCATATTCTACAGAAGCTCAGGAGGCGCACTCTACCAAGAACTTCCCAAAAGCGTTCCGTAAACTTGCTAAGCGACGAATGGCTGTCCAGTCCGCGGAGCCATGGACAGTCGCCATCGTGGCTATGGCAGATCAGTTCATTTATACGAATGGTCACTTGTGCTACACTGTTAATAGCAAGCATCTCCGTGTACTCGACACCCTCCACAAGAAGCCTACATTTGAGTTAACAGTCGATGTCGCactgcttctcaaggccGCAGTGAGGGACTACGATCCTCAAAGTTCGCATACATTTAAACCCCTTTACTACGCGGAGGGCGTCGTATCATGTCTCGCCACTCAAGTTCTCGAAGACTCCACCACATGCAGCTGGCTCCTCATCTTCGAGCTAATAGAATCTCCCAGATGGGTTGTTGTGCAAAGGCCAGATTTAAGCTACCCGTCCTTTGTGCGCAATGACAAGAATTACCTATTCTGGGGTTCAAAATCACATGCCAGACTCGATGGTAGCTCCAGATGGGGTATTCATTGCCTTAATCTCCAGACTCGCAAGTGGGCAGATTCGCAGCTGATTCTATGGGACCTTAACGGGGAAAATATTGGGTCTGACATCTGCTTTGAAATCTTCGATGGACAATTTTACTGTGTTTCGAATACGTTCAGAACAGAAGCCGACGATGGAATGCGTAATAACTTCTACCAAGTTTTGAGGTTTCCTGTAGATAATGCAGTTCGTGAAAAGTGCGAGATACCTCCAATGCGCAACCTCTGGCGTCTCCATGACTCAGAGTGCACAGTGGACGAGCGTTGGACGTCGTTGCAGCTTACCAAAGACGAGAAAACAGGCAATCTCCTCATCGTTGAGACTCGAAAGGAGTGGTTCCCGGGAAATGCAGGCAGCCAGAGGACGTGCTACAGAAAGGAGCTTCAGTTCGAAACACAAGCAAAAGTTCCTCGCCCAGAGCATTCTCTACACACTCCGCTCGAGTCGGCCATGGGTAGCCTCGAAGAGGCGGAATGGAGAAGCGAGGATCATATTGAAGAACGGTCAAGTGAGAAGATCCACATCGGTGATGGCCCATCTGATGCCACAGCATACACCCTCCAAGAATGCTTTGTGCGTTCATACAATACATCGTGCAATGCTTTCGTCGACCTTGTTTATGAAGGTGACAACCCTGACTCGGGGTTGCAACTCAGAGTACAGCCCTTGAAACAAGAGACATCAGTCAGAATGTGGCCACGAGACCAGGAAGCATGCCACCCCCATAACGACTTGGCTCAGCTCCAAGGTGCTGTCAGCCCCATCCAGCCGATCAGAGAAATCGAGTGGTTCATGGACGAGCGAATCTTAGTATATTCACCAACTCATATGGCATCTAGACAATTGAGGCCCGtcattctcatctcattcGATCCAGAGCTTGTTCTTCCAGGCTTTCCCAATTATCTAGCACAAATTCAAGATTCAAACGACCATTCCGATGCCGCTCCCCTTCTGGAAACCAGTGGCGGACCAAATGGGATACCATGGTCATCGAACCAGGATATCGACGAGCTTGTCTCGCCAGGAGAAGGGGATCCAAAGGCATGTGCCAGCTTTGTCAGATCACGCCCTTCACTTTATCAGACGATGAGTATGGGTAACGGCGATGCACATGGCTTTGATCTCTCATACCCATGTCTTTAA
- a CDS encoding hypothetical protein (At least one base has a quality score < 10) yields the protein MPATMRKTAQVPDSTTMPHVTDSMDLDPCAATASMFLYAQGSSVVCCHHDTLTIERIFSRHASYVQLLAADNHSEADGGRFVVSYDAGQIAIVWDLMTGDEISRLACCNTSGSLIIFEPSTSEHVSSSTIDEIAPRFTILHNLTTSIGPSPIVNLAWHASSSRQKSDKLAVQMLDGDLRVWSVAKKYSADDPAKVVRNLRKDEISMNGPNWMGWSKNGRIIQYSDSQTQSWDVRTKHVTHDPIPTLDLVRGLAVYGPGATLFTLGPNNTVQQFDLNSPAIMVANVQHPANLLPPSPPVSEESGDRSATSATTIASESETSSIPLYMDISGSEEDHLSPFARLTRRQAYGSGNEPYESASPVSSRSGLSSLSKSSAGSSQTPGGYPGSMRSRGLSENTYISAGTSIRSSTIGNSAHGNTRDLDTYSMGCSLGTTSVPSMVSSRSRRRPSRLRNEVPRSPDDNKVHDLFKFTRACLSDIPYKHAMSANSARLTNDDLRRQMLNTIFGWNKEVEDLIRDEMSRHPQGSASRILLAKWLGDIDLNIMSANFENMTSSDWMLLALSGIGGHTSQQKLGHTYVQRLLEAGDVHTAVTIMLGMGDHNDAIEVYISHKRYMEALILTCLSAPSVWERQAAIIKKWGEWAVQHGQQQLATRCFACTDQESTEPWTSPSASQLNFQAMTPSIPEVLSPPLSPPGVQRGPQRSIAKTSALKLITSFGDQTQKSKFFADVGGQTPIAAGVTPIADSAGSPAFSHASNNEATTAFLRPSNNSRFNTPVSARGRGRLPSIGEIPSKLNRDALRSAELSAVPYDYAPRSGHARTPSGNDNMAMGTALQRAATASPMMMREHAQRVVQPSEKDFPPPPDHATILKMQQASRSYRKGSRDRITVGLNLQLQPGHAHEDVTSPEQSVTSSTRYHWPSRRRGPASVTSSATSASSAGRHIRHQAVRNREDYIHSLDAANHYSKRQRSRQRSQSRTRDASRCRPGSRERVVRSREPSEERDRVSARNWSKTKPSPTFPTPMSSEDLLNLSTPRHGQVGEPNTHERQRKKEQAARELEGSRKSLAKHAQIPSIPHPNEFSPAITVTVETAEPKPLPDDIPPRSATEPPQRSMYARNGLVIGLPATPKAIRLIIEGNHDLSGSTPRPDVPAIPAGFSQRYSPETSPQQSSEREQPVAEPSLTLLPSTVYQSPARPPIPRSMSAPIPDKPGQPPARFARKKSVRRIEEVVPGERRRSHEDPMPPPPPPAPPVLKELRHLASPPPPLPAPLQHAQRHQQAGAVASGMIEIVMDDDLSSGNDQASEASPPAATHKSHNWGRSIRDSSSISGRIHKATERLRSASRSRKEYVRSPPFEAPYESISMTGQMKSPPPVSFNSDALRSPTDSRNKHLSTSLNRNEMI from the exons ATGCCTGCAACAATGCGCAAGACGGCGCAGGTCCCAGACAGCACCACGATGCCTCATGTTACCGATTCAATGGACTTGGACCCCTGCGCCGCCACTGCGTCTATGTTTCTGTACGCCCAGGGCTCATCCGTAGTCTGCTGTCACCATGATACTCTTACCATTGAACGAATATTTTCACGACACGCATCCTACGTTCAATTATTGGCAGCCGATAACCACAGTGAGGCTGATGGTGGTCGCTTTGTTGTTAGTTATGATGCTGGCCAAATAGCTATTGTGTGGGATCTAATGACAGGCGACGAGATCTCTCGACTTGCTTGTT GCAACACAAGCGGAAGTCTCATCATATTTGAGCCTTCAACATCCGAACACGTTTCTTCAAGCACTATTGACGAGATTGCT CCACGCTTCACCATCTTACACAATCTCACCACCTCCATAGGGCCGTCACCCATCGTTAACCTCGCATGGcatgcttcttcgtctcggCAAAAGTCCGATAAACTTGCTGTCCAGATGCTGGATGGTGACTTACGAGTCTGGAGCGTGGCAAAGAAATACAGCGCCGATGACCCTGCAAAAGTGGTCCGAAACCTTAGGAAGGATGAGATCTCCATGAATGGACCCAACTGGATGGGATGGTCCAAGAATGGTCGCATAATTCAGTATTCCGACTC GCAAACACAGTCGTGGGATGTTAGGACAAAGCACGTCACCCATGATCCCATCCCgactcttgatcttgttcGCGGCCTCGCCGTCTATGGCCCAGGTGCCACGTTGTTCACCCTTGGACCCAATAATACCGTGCAGCAATTCGACCTGAACTCCCCGGCCATCATGGTTGCCAATGTCCAACACCCAGCAAACCTATTGCCACCCTCTCCTCCAGTCTCAGAAGAAAGTGGTGATCGATCAGCGACCTCGGCTACTACTATCGCCTCCGAGTCTGAGACGAGCTCTATTCCCCTGTATATGGATATTTCCGGGAGTGAGGAAGATCACCTATCGCCATTTGCTCGCCTGACTCGACGCCAAGCTTACGGCTCTGGTAATGAGCCTTACGAATCAGCTAGCCCTGTCTCAAGTCGGAGTGGACTTTCATCCTTATCGAAATCCTCAGCTGGGTCGTCCCAAACCCCTGGCGGTTACCCCGGATCCATGAGGTCAAGAGGACTGTCAGAAAACACCTATATCTCGGCTGGAACCTCGATCAGGTCATCAACTATTGGCAACAGTGCTCATGGTAACACGAGAGATTTAGACACTTATTCCATGGGATGTTCTCTTGGCACTACAAGTGTTCCTTCCATGGTCTCAAGCCGATCACGAAGAAGACCTTCTCGCCTGCGCAATGAAGTTCCCCGTAGCCCTGACGACAACAAAGTTCACGACCTATTCAAGTTTACTCGGGCATGTCTTAGCGATATTCCTTACAAGCATGCTATGAGTGCTAACAGTGCTCGTCTCACCAATGATGATCTGCGCCGTCAAatgctcaacaccatcttcgGATGGAAcaaagaggttgaagatCTGATTAGGGATGAGATGAGCAGACATCCCCAAGGATCTGCCAGTCGTATTCTTTTAGCCAAATGGCTTGGCGATATTGATCTTAATATCATGAGCGCTAACTTCGAGAACATGACTTCTTCTGACTGGATGTTGTTGGCTTTGAGTGGAATCGGCGGCCATACCTCACAACAGAAGCTTGGCCATACATACGTCCAGCGTCTGCTTGAGGCTGGCGACGTGCACACAGCAGTTACTATTATGCTTGGCATGGGTGATCACAATGACGCTATTGAGGTTTATATCTCTCACAAGCGTTACATGGAGGCACTGATCCTCACATGCCTCTCAGCCCCTAGTGTTTGGGAACGCCAAGCTGCCATTATCAAGAAATGGGGAGAGTGGGCGGTTCAACATGGCCAACAGCAGCTGGCAACCCGATGCTTTGCTTGCACCGACCAGGAGTCTACTGAGCCTTGGACTTCTCCATCAGCTTCGCAACTTAACTTCCAGGCTATGACTCCTAGTATTCCTGAGGTCTTAAGCCCGCCTCTCTCACCTCCCGGCGTTCAACGTGGGCCCCAACGCAGCATCGCAAAGACGTCTGCACTCAAGCTGATCACCTCGTTTGGTGATCAAACTCAGAAGTCTAAGTTCTTTGCAGATGTCGGTGGCCAAACTCCTATTGCTGCCGGTGTTACTCCTATCGCTGACTCAGCCGGTTCACCCGCCTTCTCGCATGCCTCTAACAATGAGGCCACGACAGCCTTCCTCCGCCCTTCAAACAACAGCAGATTCAATACCCCGGTCTCTGCTCGAGGACGTGGCCGTTTGCCGTCCATTGGTGAGATTCCATCAAAGCTCAACCGAGATGCACTGCGATCGGCTGAGCTCTCTGCCGTTCCTTATGACTATGCGCCTCGATCTGGTCATGCTCGAACACCGTCTGGCAATGACAACATGGCGATGGGTACCGCATTGCAACGTGCTGCCACTGCAAGCCCGATGATGATGCGGGAGCATGCTCAACGCGTCGTCCAACCAAGTGAAAAAGATTTCCCACCACCCCCTGATCATGCTACCATATTGAAAATGCAGCAAGCATCGCGTAGCTATCGCAAAGGTTCTCGCGACCGCATTACTGTGGGGTTGAATTTGCAGCTACAGCCTGGACACGCCCACGAAGACGTTACCTCTCCAGAGCAGTCTGTTACATCTTCTACCCGCTACCACTGGCCAAGCCGTCGCAGAGGTCCTGCCTCTGTGACGAGTTCTGCCACTTCCGCATCGAGCGCAGGACGACATATTCGTCACCAAGCTGTGAGAAACCGAGAAGATTACATCCACAGCCTGGATGCAGCCAACCACTACTCCAAGAGACAGCGCAGCCGCCAACGTAGCCAGTCGAGAACTCGGGATGCTTCACGCTGTCGTCCTGGAAGCCGAGAACGAGTAGTTCGCTCTCGTGAACCTTCTGAAGAACGTGATCGTGTAAGCGCTCGCAATTGGTCCAAAACGAAGCCATCACCTACTTTCCCGACTCCCATGTCTTCAGAGGACTTGCTGAACTTAAGCACTCCGCGACATGGCCAAGTCGGCGAGCCAAACACG CATGAGCGTCAGCGTAAAAAGGAACAGGCTGCCAGGGAACTCGAAGGAAGCCGCAAGTCTCTGGCCAAACATGCTCAGATACCTTCTATCCCCCATCCCAACGAGTTCTCTCCCGCCATTACGGTTACTGTTGAAACTGCTGAGCCTAAGCCTCTGCCTGACGATATCCCTCCTCGCAGTGCTACTGAGCCACCTCAAAGAAGCATGTACGCCCGTAATGGTCTTGTGATTGGACTTCCGGCAACTCCAAAGGCCATAAGGCTTATCATCGAGGGTAACCATGATCTATCAGGAAGCACCCCTAGACCCGACGTTCCCGCTATTCCAGCCGGCTTCTCTCAAAGATACTCTCCTGAAACCTCACCTCAACAGTCGTCTGAGAGAGAGCAGCCCGTCGCCGAGCCTAGTCTTACTCTGCTGCCATCGACCGTTTACCAGTCACCGGCACGACCTCCTATTCCTCGCAGCATGTCTGCCCCTATTCCAGATAAGCCCGGCCAGCCCCCTGCACGTTTTGCACGCAAAAAAAGCGTTAGGCGCATTGAGGAAGTTGTTCCCGGTGAGCGACGGCGCTCTCACGAGGATCCTATgccccctccccctcctccgGCACCTCCAGTTCTTAAGGAACTCAGGCACTTGGCTTCGCCACCTCCGCCGCTTCCTGCCCCTCTTCAACACGCCCAGCGACATCAACAGGCGGGTGCTGTTGCATCGGGTATGATCGAGATCGTCATGGACGACGATTTGTCGTCTGGCAATGATCAGGCTTCAGAGGCCAGCCCTCCGGCAGCTACCCACAAGAGCCACAACTGGGGTCGAAGCATCCGAGATAGCAGCAGTATCTCAGGACGCATTCACAAGGCCACTGAGCGACTTCGATCTGCCAGCCGCAGTCGAAAGGAGTATGTCCGATCTCCTCCCTTCGAGGCTCCCTACGAGAGCATTTCCATGACCGGACAGATGAAGTCCCCTCCACCAGTGTCATTCAACTCAGATGCTTTGCGGTCACCCACTGATTCGCGTAACAAGCACTTGTCAACCAGCTTGAACCGAAATGAGATGATCTAG